Proteins from one Immundisolibacter sp. genomic window:
- a CDS encoding xanthine dehydrogenase family protein subunit M: MHYFDYAAPTSLGEAVKLLAGARGDARILAGGTDLIVNMRVGRRKPGLVVDGKHIPELNELSLKTGGLTIGAAVSCRRIWEHAEIAKRFPALIDSASLIGSVHIQGRATVGGNLCNAAPSGDTIPVLIALGAVAKIMGPKGTREVAAEDICVAPGKTSLADDELLVSVFIPAPAANSGAFYLRFIPRNEMDIAIAGTGVSVVLDAGKKNFVSARISLASVGPTPIFAREAGALLAGKPVGEDSIQLAADAAQAVAKPITDMRGTVEQRKHLVKVLTTRALRAAVERAKGA, translated from the coding sequence ATGCATTACTTCGACTATGCAGCGCCCACGTCACTGGGCGAAGCGGTCAAGCTCCTGGCGGGCGCGCGCGGGGATGCTCGCATCCTTGCCGGGGGCACTGATCTCATCGTCAACATGCGCGTTGGCCGCCGCAAACCTGGCCTGGTTGTTGACGGCAAACACATCCCGGAATTGAACGAGCTGTCGCTGAAGACGGGCGGTTTGACCATAGGCGCCGCGGTGTCCTGTCGGCGGATCTGGGAACACGCCGAAATCGCCAAGCGCTTTCCGGCGTTGATCGATTCGGCAAGCCTGATCGGCAGCGTGCACATCCAGGGCCGCGCCACGGTAGGCGGAAACCTGTGCAACGCCGCGCCCAGTGGCGACACTATTCCGGTACTGATCGCGCTCGGTGCTGTCGCCAAGATCATGGGTCCGAAGGGCACCCGCGAGGTAGCCGCAGAAGACATATGCGTAGCACCCGGCAAGACATCCCTGGCGGATGACGAACTGCTTGTAAGCGTATTCATTCCGGCCCCTGCGGCCAACAGCGGTGCCTTTTACCTGCGCTTCATCCCCCGCAACGAGATGGACATCGCGATCGCCGGCACAGGCGTGAGCGTCGTGCTCGATGCAGGCAAAAAGAACTTCGTGTCGGCCCGCATTTCGCTTGCGTCCGTCGGCCCGACACCGATCTTTGCCCGCGAGGCCGGCGCGCTGCTGGCCGGCAAGCCGGTCGGCGAAGACAGCATTCAACTCGCTGCCGACGCGGCGCAGGCCGTTGCCAAACCGATAACCGACATGCGCGGCACAGTCGAGCAGCGCAAACATCTGGTCAAGGTGCTCACCACCCGCGCACTGCGCGCGGCGGTCGAACGCGCGAAGGGAGCTTGA
- a CDS encoding putative bifunctional diguanylate cyclase/phosphodiesterase — MSLQQASRYHWRVLLLDMAARYEDSLTDRVLALAGVDLDVRPVSNLDELKPALEDSHFDFALIAGSSLASLAQQWSQSGAANLPPELALLLVLDESPDEAEVLECGMPIAAVLLRRSFTGGDLLAAMWQARLGSMFFASPDGMLLLDAMGSVQASNPAALRLLGKQTAELRAEPLELTVNERGQHEWTSAGGRVLEWRKQSLSDTGAAAVVTLRDVTEQRVAAQALAFRAEHDPLTGLANPQRLWQELSSALARADRDAGRVAVLYVDLDGFKQINDMYGHEVGDALLVAVAQRLTGICRAGELLSRMGGDELVMVAESFPPGFEARIAERVLAALASPLRAAGRTVRVGASVGVAVYPDHASDSEGLLRAADEAMYEAKRNGRDGYSLATSHADTISQHRQDIADGLQVALLRDELHLLYQPVLDLKRGQIVGAEALLRWNRPGVGTLHPMEFLDVAETTGLIVGIGDWVFDQICRQLAQWRWVLGEDFFVCANLSATQLRRADFAGRFRRILHSHGLTSKSVRLEISERVMAQELGRALGDITAATDMYIAVDDVSQGLLSLRNLSSLPIRSLKLDSSLVAGLPDDVLSAQLTEALISIGRTFNLSVVAEGVENAAQLAFLRERGCDYCQGFLLSAPVPAADFPSLVKTPELLDGLVAPLK, encoded by the coding sequence TTGTCTCTACAACAGGCGTCTCGATACCACTGGCGGGTACTCCTGCTGGATATGGCTGCCCGGTACGAGGACAGCCTGACCGATCGGGTACTGGCGCTCGCCGGTGTGGATCTGGATGTCCGGCCAGTCTCGAACCTGGACGAGCTGAAGCCCGCTCTGGAAGACAGTCACTTTGACTTTGCCCTGATCGCCGGATCGTCGCTGGCCAGTCTGGCGCAGCAGTGGTCGCAGTCTGGCGCGGCCAATCTGCCTCCCGAACTAGCGTTACTGCTGGTGCTGGATGAGTCACCGGACGAGGCCGAAGTGCTCGAGTGCGGCATGCCCATTGCCGCGGTGTTGCTGCGACGCAGTTTTACCGGTGGCGACCTGCTGGCCGCGATGTGGCAGGCGCGGCTCGGCAGCATGTTTTTCGCCAGCCCGGACGGGATGCTGCTGCTCGATGCCATGGGTAGCGTCCAGGCCAGCAATCCGGCCGCGCTGCGGCTGCTGGGGAAGCAAACTGCCGAACTTCGCGCAGAGCCCCTGGAGTTGACGGTCAACGAACGGGGGCAGCACGAATGGACGTCAGCGGGCGGCCGGGTACTTGAGTGGCGTAAGCAATCACTGTCCGATACTGGCGCCGCTGCGGTAGTAACCCTGCGCGACGTCACTGAGCAACGCGTTGCGGCGCAGGCGCTGGCATTTCGGGCCGAACATGACCCGTTGACCGGACTGGCGAATCCCCAGCGTTTATGGCAGGAACTGAGCTCCGCACTGGCACGGGCTGACCGCGACGCCGGACGGGTGGCGGTACTGTATGTCGACCTCGATGGCTTCAAGCAGATCAACGACATGTATGGCCACGAGGTGGGCGATGCCTTGCTCGTTGCCGTGGCGCAGCGCCTGACGGGCATTTGCCGTGCCGGTGAGTTGCTGTCCCGAATGGGTGGTGACGAACTGGTCATGGTTGCCGAAAGTTTTCCTCCGGGCTTCGAGGCCCGCATCGCCGAACGCGTGTTAGCGGCGCTGGCAAGCCCGCTGCGCGCCGCGGGCCGTACGGTGCGGGTTGGCGCCAGTGTCGGCGTGGCCGTCTATCCTGATCACGCGAGCGACAGCGAGGGCTTGCTGCGCGCGGCCGATGAGGCGATGTACGAGGCCAAGCGTAACGGTCGCGATGGTTACAGCCTGGCCACGAGTCATGCCGACACGATTTCTCAGCATCGGCAGGATATTGCCGACGGCTTGCAGGTTGCCTTGCTGCGCGATGAGTTACACCTGTTGTACCAACCCGTGCTCGACCTGAAACGTGGGCAGATCGTTGGTGCAGAGGCGCTTTTGCGCTGGAACCGGCCGGGGGTTGGCACCTTGCACCCAATGGAGTTCCTGGACGTCGCGGAAACCACCGGCCTGATTGTTGGCATCGGTGACTGGGTGTTCGACCAGATCTGCCGCCAACTGGCGCAATGGCGCTGGGTGCTCGGAGAGGACTTTTTTGTCTGTGCCAACCTGTCGGCGACGCAGTTGCGACGAGCGGATTTCGCTGGTCGTTTCAGGCGCATCCTGCACAGTCACGGCCTTACCAGCAAATCGGTGCGGCTTGAAATCAGCGAGCGCGTGATGGCGCAGGAGCTCGGACGTGCGCTTGGCGACATTACCGCCGCGACCGATATGTATATCGCGGTGGACGATGTCAGCCAGGGCCTGCTGTCATTGCGCAATTTAAGCAGCCTGCCGATCCGCAGTCTTAAACTGGACAGCAGCCTGGTGGCGGGCCTGCCGGACGATGTGCTGAGCGCGCAACTGACCGAGGCACTGATCTCCATCGGCCGCACGTTCAATCTGTCTGTTGTAGCCGAGGGCGTGGAGAACGCCGCGCAACTGGCCTTCCTGCGCGAGCGAGGCTGCGACTACTGTCAGGGATTTTTGCTGAGCGCGCCGGTCCCGGCGGCTGATTTTCCGTCCCTGGTCAAGACGCCTGAGCTGTTGGACGGGCTGGTGGCGCCGCTGAAATAA
- a CDS encoding MFS transporter: protein MAVGARLDLPQWFDQIRFGGYQIRTVLLCFLVTTFDGFDTQAIAFAGPALADALGLGARGLAPIVTAGVAGMALGAITFGVAGDRYGRRAAILLATAMFGLCSLLTAFADNSAQLMLLRFLTGIGMGGAVPNVYTLASEFSPTRHRGLIMLLAGLGLPVGAILGGLIAGVIIPLYGWQGIFALGGIAPLLALPLLWRLFPESPYYLARNDQQQLLKRLLARVSPSAPPPEDAVFTLPEAPTRVGPAALLAPELRRNTLAIWATYFFNWVAWFSLVLWIPSVLHAAGLAKEQAGLATVTLNGAALIFILPLAWMLPRLAVRQVILLLLAGALVVSLLLAGAGDNWPLVFVLIALSGLFVGGPQIALNYLAVSIYPTGVRATGVGWAIGMGRLGTVVGGAAGGLVLADYGPRGFFLALALPLLLAALSAMMVRPANDGLSAATR, encoded by the coding sequence ATGGCTGTTGGCGCACGCCTGGATTTGCCGCAGTGGTTCGACCAGATCCGCTTTGGCGGCTACCAGATCCGAACCGTATTGCTGTGCTTTCTGGTGACTACTTTCGATGGCTTCGATACACAAGCCATTGCATTTGCCGGGCCAGCACTTGCGGACGCACTGGGCCTGGGAGCCAGGGGACTCGCTCCGATCGTCACCGCCGGCGTGGCCGGCATGGCGCTTGGCGCGATAACGTTCGGGGTTGCGGGCGACCGCTACGGGCGACGGGCGGCGATACTGCTGGCAACGGCCATGTTCGGCCTGTGCTCATTGCTGACAGCGTTCGCCGATAACTCGGCGCAACTTATGCTGCTCCGGTTTTTGACCGGCATCGGGATGGGCGGTGCCGTCCCCAATGTGTATACCCTGGCGTCGGAGTTCTCACCGACCCGCCACCGCGGCCTGATCATGCTGCTAGCAGGCCTAGGGCTGCCGGTTGGCGCCATCCTAGGCGGCCTGATTGCCGGCGTGATCATTCCGCTTTATGGGTGGCAGGGGATCTTCGCGCTCGGTGGCATCGCACCACTGTTGGCGCTACCGCTGCTGTGGCGGCTGTTCCCCGAGTCCCCATACTATCTCGCCCGTAATGATCAACAACAGCTGCTAAAACGACTGTTGGCGCGCGTGTCACCAAGCGCCCCGCCGCCAGAAGATGCCGTGTTCACGCTGCCGGAGGCGCCGACCCGGGTTGGCCCCGCCGCCCTGTTGGCGCCTGAACTGCGGCGCAACACGCTGGCCATCTGGGCTACCTATTTCTTCAACTGGGTCGCCTGGTTCAGCCTCGTGCTGTGGATACCATCCGTGTTGCACGCGGCCGGACTCGCCAAGGAACAGGCAGGCCTCGCGACGGTCACTCTCAACGGCGCGGCCTTGATCTTCATCCTGCCGCTGGCCTGGATGTTGCCCAGGCTGGCGGTGCGCCAGGTCATCTTGCTACTGCTCGCTGGCGCGCTGGTGGTGTCCCTGCTGCTGGCCGGCGCTGGTGACAATTGGCCGCTGGTATTCGTCTTGATCGCGCTGAGCGGATTGTTCGTTGGCGGGCCGCAAATCGCACTCAACTATCTTGCTGTCTCGATCTACCCGACCGGCGTGCGGGCCACTGGCGTTGGTTGGGCCATCGGCATGGGCCGGCTCGGTACCGTGGTCGGCGGCGCGGCCGGTGGCCTGGTGCTCGCGGATTACGGACCGCGTGGTTTCTTCCTCGCCCTGGCGCTGCCGCTGCTGCTCGCAGCCCTGTCCGCGATGATGGTCCGCCCGGCCAATGACGGACTATCTGCGGCTACCCGGTGA
- a CDS encoding MoaD/ThiS family protein: protein MANVWIPATMQHLTGGEAVVQASGQTVRELLARLEQRYPGLQSAIVQDDGRLRPGVAVAVDGYVTSLGLYQRLTDGSDVQFVPAIGGG from the coding sequence ATGGCAAACGTCTGGATCCCCGCCACCATGCAACACCTTACCGGTGGCGAGGCGGTGGTCCAGGCGTCCGGGCAGACCGTTCGAGAGCTCTTGGCCCGACTCGAACAACGCTATCCTGGCCTGCAATCGGCCATCGTGCAGGACGATGGCCGACTGCGACCGGGCGTGGCCGTTGCTGTCGACGGCTACGTCACGAGCCTTGGCTTGTACCAGCGGCTGACTGACGGCAGCGATGTTCAGTTTGTGCCTGCCATCGGTGGTGGCTGA
- a CDS encoding xanthine dehydrogenase family protein molybdopterin-binding subunit, whose amino-acid sequence MNMEPEYKPRKWRVLGTTPARRDGIDKVTGQAKFGDDVHLPDMLHGKVVRSPHPHARIKSIDISKAMAVPGVKAVITGADFPPLNQAVVAAGEGGSVSMQDIADNCIAKHTVFYDGHAVAAVAAENPHVAEEAAALVEVEYEILPFVQDVREAVKDGAVVLHEDFVPGAFLFPTQKALPNAGRLQLAVGDVEQGFKDADIVVEREYTTATVHQGYIESHITTCRWDSEDHLTVWTTTQGAFAIRDFLASILNMQLSNIRVIPMEIGGGFGGKDVVYLDPLAALLAKKTGRPVKMAMSRAEVLKATGPSSGIYAKVKIGCKKDGTLMAADLYLLFEAGAYPGGPIAPGALCALTRYQIPNVVIDGYDVMVNKPKIKPYRAPGATQSNFIVETVIDELAEKCGMDPIDFRLKNATVAGDVLIVGMPVPPIGTVEMLQAVKKHPHYTAPLGGPNRGRGVSYAFWFGAGLTSSCELHINADGTVNLATGSADLSGTRMTLAMQAAEALGVPLGDISSSVSDTDSIGYTFQSVGSRTTFATGYAIIKAAEIILDRMKQRVAMIWETDVANVDCTAEVAGIADFVDRNDPHRRMHFKEVAARMDETGGPISADFTANPHGVGFQIAANICDVEVDPETGKVQILRFTAFQDVGKAVHPDYVAGQMQGGVVQGLGWALNEEYWYNKEGRLANASLLDYRMPTSLDLPMIDTVILETPNPGHPFGIRGAGEVPIVPPPAAVANAIKNAVGVRMNRLPMSPGAVLEALWAKEGKPASVKVA is encoded by the coding sequence ATGAATATGGAACCCGAATACAAACCCCGTAAATGGCGCGTGCTGGGCACCACACCGGCTCGTCGCGACGGTATCGACAAGGTTACCGGGCAGGCCAAGTTCGGCGACGATGTACACCTGCCGGACATGCTGCACGGCAAGGTCGTGCGCAGCCCGCATCCGCACGCCCGCATCAAGAGCATTGACATCAGCAAGGCGATGGCGGTGCCGGGCGTCAAGGCGGTCATCACCGGCGCCGATTTTCCGCCGCTGAACCAGGCCGTCGTTGCGGCCGGCGAAGGTGGCAGCGTCAGCATGCAGGACATTGCCGACAACTGCATCGCCAAGCACACCGTGTTCTATGACGGCCACGCCGTGGCCGCCGTGGCCGCCGAGAATCCCCACGTGGCCGAAGAAGCCGCTGCGCTGGTTGAAGTCGAGTACGAAATCCTGCCGTTCGTTCAGGACGTGCGCGAAGCCGTCAAGGACGGCGCCGTGGTGCTGCATGAGGACTTCGTGCCGGGCGCGTTCCTGTTCCCGACCCAGAAGGCCCTGCCCAACGCCGGGCGCCTGCAGCTGGCTGTCGGTGACGTCGAGCAGGGCTTCAAGGATGCCGACATCGTGGTCGAGCGGGAGTACACCACCGCCACCGTGCATCAGGGCTATATCGAGTCACACATCACCACCTGCCGCTGGGACAGCGAGGATCACCTGACAGTGTGGACGACCACCCAGGGTGCGTTCGCCATTCGCGATTTTCTGGCCTCGATCCTGAACATGCAGTTGTCGAATATCCGCGTCATCCCGATGGAAATCGGCGGCGGCTTCGGCGGCAAGGACGTGGTCTATCTGGATCCGCTTGCGGCGCTGCTGGCCAAGAAGACCGGCCGGCCCGTGAAAATGGCCATGAGCCGCGCTGAAGTGCTCAAGGCCACTGGCCCGAGTTCTGGCATCTACGCCAAGGTCAAAATCGGCTGCAAAAAGGACGGCACGCTGATGGCCGCGGATCTATACCTGCTGTTCGAGGCCGGCGCCTACCCCGGCGGTCCGATAGCGCCTGGTGCCCTGTGCGCTCTGACGCGCTACCAGATCCCGAACGTCGTCATCGACGGCTACGACGTGATGGTGAACAAGCCCAAGATCAAGCCGTATCGTGCGCCCGGCGCCACGCAGTCGAACTTCATCGTCGAGACGGTGATCGACGAACTGGCCGAGAAGTGCGGCATGGACCCGATCGATTTTCGCCTCAAGAACGCCACGGTTGCGGGTGACGTGCTGATCGTTGGCATGCCGGTACCGCCTATCGGTACGGTCGAGATGCTGCAGGCGGTCAAGAAACACCCGCACTACACGGCGCCGCTGGGCGGGCCTAACCGCGGGCGCGGCGTATCGTACGCATTCTGGTTCGGCGCCGGCCTGACCTCCAGCTGCGAACTGCATATCAATGCCGATGGCACGGTGAACCTGGCTACCGGTTCGGCGGACCTTTCTGGAACCCGCATGACCCTTGCCATGCAGGCCGCCGAAGCGCTGGGTGTGCCGCTCGGCGACATCAGCTCCAGCGTGTCCGATACCGACTCCATCGGCTACACCTTCCAGTCGGTCGGCAGCCGCACCACGTTTGCCACCGGCTACGCCATCATCAAGGCTGCCGAGATCATTCTGGACAGGATGAAGCAGCGTGTCGCAATGATCTGGGAAACCGACGTAGCCAACGTCGACTGCACGGCAGAGGTGGCCGGCATAGCCGATTTCGTTGACCGCAACGATCCACACCGGCGTATGCATTTCAAGGAAGTGGCCGCTCGCATGGACGAGACCGGTGGTCCGATTTCGGCTGATTTCACGGCTAACCCACACGGTGTCGGCTTCCAGATTGCCGCGAACATTTGCGACGTGGAAGTGGATCCGGAAACCGGCAAGGTGCAGATTTTGCGCTTCACGGCATTCCAGGACGTTGGCAAAGCGGTCCACCCCGATTACGTCGCAGGTCAGATGCAGGGCGGGGTAGTACAGGGTCTCGGCTGGGCGCTCAACGAAGAGTACTGGTACAACAAGGAAGGCCGTCTGGCCAACGCCAGTCTGCTCGACTATCGCATGCCGACCTCCCTGGACCTCCCGATGATCGATACGGTGATCCTGGAGACACCCAATCCTGGCCATCCATTCGGTATCCGCGGTGCCGGGGAGGTACCGATCGTGCCACCGCCGGCGGCCGTGGCTAACGCCATTAAGAACGCCGTCGGCGTGCGTATGAACCGCCTGCCGATGTCCCCCGGCGCGGTACTGGAGGCTCTCTGGGCCAAGGAAGGCAAGCCTGCTTCCGTGAAAGTAGCCTGA
- a CDS encoding (2Fe-2S)-binding protein, protein MAKKTHVETTLNGDAREFLVEPRQSLLETLRDVLQLTGTKEGCNDGNCGACSVLMDGVLVNSCCVLGVEAQGRTVETIEGMGTTDNLHPLQQAFIEETGMQCGICTPGFLIASKALLQKTPNPTEDEVRLWLAGNLCRCTGYDKLVRAVLKASKAMEAA, encoded by the coding sequence ATGGCGAAAAAAACCCACGTAGAAACAACCCTCAATGGCGATGCCCGGGAATTCCTGGTTGAGCCGCGGCAGAGTCTGCTTGAGACCCTGCGCGACGTACTGCAACTGACCGGTACCAAGGAAGGCTGTAACGACGGCAACTGCGGCGCTTGCAGCGTGCTGATGGACGGTGTGCTGGTGAATTCCTGCTGCGTGCTGGGCGTCGAGGCTCAGGGACGCACCGTAGAAACCATCGAAGGCATGGGCACCACCGATAATTTGCACCCATTGCAGCAGGCGTTTATCGAAGAGACCGGCATGCAGTGCGGCATTTGCACCCCCGGCTTCCTGATCGCGTCCAAGGCGCTGCTGCAGAAAACCCCAAATCCAACCGAGGACGAGGTTCGCCTGTGGTTGGCCGGCAACCTGTGTCGCTGCACCGGCTATGACAAGCTGGTACGAGCGGTCCTTAAAGCTAGCAAGGCAATGGAGGCTGCGTAA
- a CDS encoding C40 family peptidase, giving the protein MFSLCLPSVVAEPLVTPGPRQTVASGIKASGPAWWRLPALRSGLLACGLSLVACSHAPPQAVPALPEPAAQDTQDNRLVAEIAASLAGTPYRYGSDSPATGLDCSGLVRYCYQLLGIELPRSVNEQLHMTEPVALDALEIGDLVFFRLGNKVSHVGVYYGANEFVHAPSTGKAVMRSRLDEPYWRSRLVSAGRPRAAIYFSGATSPSNSSGVLTRDGKSAAGTGALSKNP; this is encoded by the coding sequence ATGTTCAGTTTGTGCCTGCCATCGGTGGTGGCTGAGCCGCTCGTCACCCCAGGTCCGCGCCAGACCGTCGCGTCCGGCATCAAAGCCAGCGGCCCGGCCTGGTGGCGATTACCCGCTCTGCGTTCAGGCCTGCTGGCCTGCGGCTTATCCCTTGTGGCATGCAGCCATGCGCCGCCGCAAGCTGTGCCTGCACTGCCGGAACCTGCGGCGCAGGATACGCAGGATAATCGTCTGGTAGCCGAGATAGCCGCGTCCCTGGCTGGCACACCCTATCGCTACGGAAGCGACAGCCCAGCCACAGGTTTGGACTGTAGCGGACTGGTGCGTTACTGCTATCAGTTGCTAGGGATCGAGTTACCGCGCAGCGTCAACGAGCAGCTGCATATGACCGAACCGGTGGCGCTCGACGCGCTTGAGATCGGCGACCTGGTGTTTTTCCGACTGGGCAATAAGGTCAGCCACGTCGGTGTCTATTACGGCGCCAACGAGTTTGTGCATGCCCCATCCACGGGGAAAGCGGTCATGCGCAGCCGGCTAGACGAGCCCTACTGGCGATCGCGACTGGTTTCGGCGGGGCGGCCTCGGGCGGCGATTTATTTCAGCGGCGCCACCAGCCCGTCCAACAGCTCAGGCGTCTTGACCAGGGACGGAAAATCAGCCGCCGGGACCGGCGCGCTCAGCAAAAATCCCTGA